A window of the Candidatus Nitrosotalea okcheonensis genome harbors these coding sequences:
- a CDS encoding transcription initiation factor IIB, translating into MTSDDVTGEKFCRGCGSVVLERIEDSRAEWHSSSKDEYDNRTRTGSPTSLAMHDMGLATIIGRQNKDSSGKPLSSLMKSTITRLRVWDSRSQMHESASRNLTEAFGELKRLADKLALPDAVIEKTAYIYRKALEKHLVKGRSIPVLLAAALHIACRDSGTPRTLREIADQNNVKIKYASKCYRLLLQELDLRMPVVNPVQCISRIASKVGLKEKTKRGAIAILENAVNKDITSGKNPMALAAAALYLSCVINGDQVSQKVIALAAGVTEVTIRNRYKGLGKTLYLDLSGPHNPDIMPDYAKITNQNH; encoded by the coding sequence ATGACGTCTGACGATGTAACAGGGGAGAAATTTTGTAGGGGATGCGGCTCTGTCGTACTTGAACGCATTGAAGACTCGAGAGCAGAGTGGCACTCGTCTTCGAAAGATGAGTATGATAATAGGACAAGGACGGGCTCTCCCACTTCGCTTGCTATGCATGATATGGGCCTTGCCACCATAATTGGCCGCCAAAATAAAGACTCGTCTGGAAAACCACTGTCTTCACTAATGAAGAGTACGATAACTCGCCTACGAGTATGGGATAGTAGAAGTCAAATGCATGAATCTGCTAGCAGGAATCTCACAGAGGCGTTTGGTGAACTAAAAAGGTTAGCAGACAAGCTTGCACTTCCAGATGCAGTCATAGAAAAAACCGCATATATTTACAGAAAAGCATTGGAGAAACACCTTGTAAAGGGAAGATCAATTCCAGTACTTCTTGCAGCAGCATTACACATTGCCTGTAGAGATAGTGGGACACCTAGAACATTACGTGAAATTGCAGATCAAAACAATGTGAAAATCAAGTATGCATCAAAATGCTATAGGCTACTTTTACAGGAACTTGATTTACGAATGCCTGTTGTAAATCCCGTGCAATGTATCTCCAGAATCGCAAGCAAGGTGGGTCTGAAAGAAAAAACAAAACGTGGCGCTATTGCAATTCTTGAAAATGCAGTCAATAAAGATATCACATCGGGGAAAAATCCTATGGCGCTTGCTGCTGCCGCATTGTATCTTTCATGTGTAATAAATGGAGACCAAGTATCTCAAAAAGTGATTGCACTTGCAGCAGGAGTGACCGAAGTGACTATACGAAACAGGTACAAAGGGCTGGGAAAAACACTCTACTTGGATTTGAGTGGACCGCATAATCCTGACATTATGCCTGATTATGCAAAAATAACTAACCAAAATCATTGA
- a CDS encoding Lrp/AsnC ligand binding domain-containing protein, protein MIQQTVKYFDDKSSPSFSFIICEPGKVDLVIEKLQTLKTVKEIHRTYGKYDILVKLENMTEPELQEFIHDQVQNMVVVHSVMNLTSVYAA, encoded by the coding sequence ATGATTCAACAAACTGTAAAATATTTTGATGATAAATCCAGTCCATCATTTTCATTTATCATCTGTGAGCCTGGAAAAGTAGATCTAGTGATAGAAAAACTCCAGACACTCAAGACAGTCAAGGAGATTCATAGGACATATGGCAAGTATGACATACTTGTCAAACTTGAGAACATGACTGAACCTGAACTTCAAGAGTTTATTCATGATCAAGTACAGAACATGGTCGTAGTCCATTCTGTCATGAATTTGACATCAGTTTATGCAGCATAA
- a CDS encoding metal-sensing transcriptional repressor, translating to MIDEGRVNPEIVQQITAVRAALDGALGVIVEDLVEHKA from the coding sequence ATGATTGATGAGGGAAGAGTTAATCCAGAAATTGTGCAGCAAATTACTGCAGTAAGAGCTGCTTTGGACGGTGCGTTGGGAGTAATAGTTGAAGATCTGGTCGAACACAAAGCCTGA